In Fodinibius saliphilus, the sequence GGAGCAGTTGTAATTTGTTTTGAGCGGCTTCTAATGCATATGCTGTTTCTTCATATTTTGCTTTACTAAGCATGTCGCGCTTGAACAGTTTTTGATTTCGTCCATGTCTTTTTTTGATTTTATTTACTTTTTGCAGATGCCCCCTGATTTCTTGTTTGATCTGTAAAAGAGAATGGTTGTATTTAGGGGTCTCCAGTTCCATGTTGCGTTGAATGGTGGCGGAATCAATTTGCCCTAATTTTGATAAATCCCTGAGATAACGAGTTACTTGTTTTTGTCGCTTTGAGTTAAAACGTAACTTTTCTTTCAGCAAAGGAGCAGCAACAATTGCTACCTGCTCACCTTTTTTGATGGATATATTTTCTTTAATGTTTAGTTTATCAACTTTTCCTGAAACTAATGACGTTAATTTGTTGCGTTCGGTAGTAGGTTGAATAACTCCACGACTTTTGACACTTACATCCACATAAATAAAGGGTAATGCCAGAAGAGAACTAATAACAAATAAAACAGCAGTAATATAGATTAACTTTGTTTTTACTGAATGTTTCTGAAAGTTCGATTCGGCAGAATTTTCTATAATTTCCTTCGGGAATAGTTTTTTGTCCATATTGATGCAACAATTTTGGATGGAGAGAATTAAAAGGCGAAGGGAATTCCCTTCGCCTTTTGCGAATAAATAGTAATCAACTAGTTATTGTCTTTTAACAAATCTCTAAACGGATCTGGTATGCAACCGCCATCATCAGGATCATTGGGGTCATCCCATACACCTGTATCTGTACTGCCACCTTCAAAACTTTTACTTTCTTGAGGTGTTAATTCGGTTAGGTTTAGATTTTCTAACTTTTTGCAATCATGCATAAAGACCTCTTGTTATGTTATGTATATTTATGATGAGTAGTTTCTTACGAAACGTTTGCAAGCAATATTAAAGGAGGGGAAAAGTAAATAGCTACCTTTAGTCATTTTTTCTAATGCTGTTGATTAGATTGCTGTTTTCATTTATAGCAAGAAGTGTTTGAATTTCTTTTCTCTGTTCAATGCAAAATTTATTGAGAGTAAATGTCCCCGTAGATCTAATTTTTTTTAGAATATTTTTCCGATGATTATTGACGGTATGGTGACTTCGTGACCAACTCTTTGCTATTTGCTTTGTTTTTTTTCCTTTTGATATTTCAAGCATTGTTTGAAGTTCAGTTTTAGTTAAATGTGCCTCAAGGTCGTTTTCTAGGATATTTGTTTGTTGTGTTTTTTGTTCCTGATTCAGAAAAGTCATAATTCTATCACTAACCAAAGACTGTTCTTTGCCTATTTCTTGGATTGCTCCAAGTAAGTATTCAACTTGGTCTTGTGGATGTACAAAGTTTATGTGGGTACACCCAAACTGAAAGAACCAAAATAAGTGGTTTAGCCTACCTAAGAGGGTGATAGAATGGTTAGATTTGCAAAGTTTTTCTACATGCTTTGTCTTTAAAAAGAATAAACACCTTGTGTCTATTAATAAACGTTGCTTTACATATGGTGGGGATGGGGATATGACTGTTTTTATTGATTCTCTGGAATGATGGATTACGGTATAATTTTTTTCAGTTAATAACTTAGATAATGCTTTTGCTTCTATATTACTGGGATGTAAAAGGTGTATAGTCATTTCTGAATGTACCATTTCAACTCTGATATTAGCCAACATATTATTTTGAAAGAGAGCTGTACTAAAAAACAAGAGTAGGCCTAAACTCAGATGTTACAATTTATCTATTAAAATAAATTAACCCTTTTGTTGTGGTACGAATTGATTTAGTGTAAGGAAGGACCCATATATTTTCTCCCTGGTTGAGGTTTAATTGCCTAGCCCCATTTCAGTAAATTGTATTTAAGTAGTTTTTGCAGAAGAGATGAGAGATACAAGGAGCAAATTATTTTAGTAAGGGTGAAGAGGACAAGCAGTGGCTACTGCTGAACAGAATTAATTTCATATTCTAAATCGAATGAAATTTGAAGGAGGGGAGATAAATCAAAAGTAGATATAGCAATTCGAAATTAATTTAGAATTGCTGATTTGGTATACAAATGGAATTTAAAATAAAAGACGTGATATTATGTTCATACCGATTTTGGAAATAAAAAGAGGCTTTATTTTCAGTAATAAATATTAAGCGGTGTAGTATTTAGCTTTCCCCGTCTTTCAGGTAATCCTGAGTGATTTTCCGGGTTTGCTCAGCTCCCATATACTTTTCCAGATCATACAGGGTAATCCGCTTTTCACCGTCATGAAAGGAATATGTCAAATGACCACTTTCAATTTCACGTTCTACCTCACTGGTCTTCA encodes:
- a CDS encoding helix-turn-helix transcriptional regulator, translating into MVHSEMTIHLLHPSNIEAKALSKLLTEKNYTVIHHSRESIKTVISPSPPYVKQRLLIDTRCLFFLKTKHVEKLCKSNHSITLLGRLNHLFWFFQFGCTHINFVHPQDQVEYLLGAIQEIGKEQSLVSDRIMTFLNQEQKTQQTNILENDLEAHLTKTELQTMLEISKGKKTKQIAKSWSRSHHTVNNHRKNILKKIRSTGTFTLNKFCIEQRKEIQTLLAINENSNLINSIRKND
- a CDS encoding helix-turn-helix domain-containing protein, yielding MRSMFSLEEVGDMLDMKTSEVEREIESGHLTYSFHDGEKRITLYDLEKYMGAEQTRKITQDYLKDGES
- a CDS encoding HlyD family secretion protein, with the protein product MDKKLFPKEIIENSAESNFQKHSVKTKLIYITAVLFVISSLLALPFIYVDVSVKSRGVIQPTTERNKLTSLVSGKVDKLNIKENISIKKGEQVAIVAAPLLKEKLRFNSKRQKQVTRYLRDLSKLGQIDSATIQRNMELETPKYNHSLLQIKQEIRGHLQKVNKIKKRHGRNQKLFKRDMLSKAKYEETAYALEAAQNKLQLLLDRQINTWQADQIAYQEELDQLKTKREQLKREQEQHIIRAPISGTIQNMQGIYEGSFITPNQPLAEISPNTGLIAECYVSPKNIGLIKEGMEARFQVSAFDYNQWGMLKGTVTEISNDVTVINKQPVFIVKSSLNQSYMKLKNGYRGRLKKGMTIQARFTITERSLFQLLYDNVDDWLNPKWDGQNSKDKEVALR